The following coding sequences are from one Triticum dicoccoides isolate Atlit2015 ecotype Zavitan chromosome 4A, WEW_v2.0, whole genome shotgun sequence window:
- the LOC119289832 gene encoding chaperone protein ClpB1-like — MVAGTQWRGMFEQRLKNAIKQAEDAAGKMILFIDEMHMIVGAGDEGRTVDAANILKPALARGRIRCIGATTSKEYRKYIERDAALERRFQRVDVDESSVQATVAILQGLKQRYQDHHGLIIQDDALVSAAQLADRYITGRQFPDKAIDLMDEACTSVKLRQQKKVIDKKTSTINAVEEVVGRWTKIPITTLGREEKFCHLVDRLHERVVGQYEAVNLVAQEVLHSRVGFDESGQPIGAFLFLGPIGVGKTELTKALAEKLFDNEKTLVRFDMSEYADSGSVSRLIGGPGSYQEDGQLTEEVRSRPYSVVLFDEVDKAHPSIFKVLIQLLDDGTLIDGKGRNVYFKDTIIIMSSNLGAENLSAGMGGENITTARDLLMKQVEKRLKRDFINKLSEIVIFEPLSHDELREIVKIQMKSVVAMAAKKGISLFATDAALDIIWSESHDTVNGARPIKRWMKKNVTRVLVDMLVNGEACQGSIICINATDDKKGLKYQVLK, encoded by the exons ATGGTCGCGGGGACTCAGTGGCGCGGCATGTTCGAGCAGCGcttgaagaatgccatcaagcaggCGGAGGATGCGGCCGGAAAGATGATCCTCTTCATAGACGAGATGCACATGATTGTTGGTGCTGGTGACGAGGGCCGCACTGTGGACGCTGCCAACATCCTCAAGCCGGCCCTGGCCCGTGGTCGCATCCGTTGCATAGGTGCTACCACATCGAAAGAGTACCGAAAATACATAGAAAGGGATGCGGCACTGGAGCGACGATTTCAAAGGGTTGACGTCGATGAATCGAGCGTGCAGGCGACCGTTGCCATCCTACAGGGGTTGAAGCAGCGGTACCAAGACCACCATGGCCTGATAATTCAGGACGACGCTCTTGTTTCTGCTGCCCAGCTCGCTGACCGTTATATTACAG GCCGCCAATTTCCTGATAAAGCAATTGATCTAATGGACGAGGCATGCACTTCTGTGAAGTTGCGTCAACAAAAAAAAGTTATAGATAAAAAAACTAGCACTATAAATGCAGTGGAGGAG GTTGTCGGCCGATGGACTAAAATTCCGATCACTACACTTGGCCGAGAGGAGAAGTTCTGCCACCTAGTAGACAGATTGCATGAGAGAGTCGTTGGACAATATGAAGCGGTTAATTTGGTTGCGCAAGAAGTTCTACATTCCAGGGTCGGCTTTGACGAATCTGGCCAACCTATTGGTGCGTTCCTCTTTTTGGGTCCGATTGGTGTTGGAAAGACAGAGCTTACAAAAGCACTCGCCGAGAAGCTTTTTGACAACGAGAAGACGTTAGTCCGCTTTGACATGTCAGAATATGCTGATAGTGGATCCGTGTCGCGTCTCATTGGAGGGCCTGGAAG ctaccaggaagatggacaacttACCGAGGAAGTCAGGAGCCGACCATATAGTGTCGTTCTTTTTGACGAGGTGGATAAGGCACATCCCTCGATTTTCAAGGTTCTCATTCAACTCCTCGATGATGGCACGTTGATTGATGGAAAGGGTCGGAACGTGTATTTCAAGGACACTATCATAATCATGAGCTCTAATCTTGGAGCAGAGAACCTGTCAGCTGGAATGGGTGGAGAAAACATAACAACTGCACGGGATCTTCTCATGAAACAG GTTGAGAAACGCCTTAAGCGCGATTTTATCAACAAACTGAGTGAAATTGTGATATTTGAGCCACTTTCTCATGACGAACTGAGGGAAATTGTGAAAATCCAGATGAAGAGTGTCGTTGCTATGGCAGCTAAGAAAGGCATCTCTCTGTTTGCGACAGATGCCGCCTTGGACATCATTTGGTCAGAATCTCACGATACGGTAA ATGGCGCGAGGCCTATTAAGAGGTGGATGAAGAAGAATGTGACGAGAGTTCTTGTGGACATGCTGGTCAATGGAGAAGCGTGTCAAGGCTCAATCATCTGCATCAATGCCACCGACGACAAGAAGGGGCTGAAGTACCAAGTACTGAAGTAG